One genomic region from Streptomyces sp. NBC_01431 encodes:
- a CDS encoding sugar ABC transporter substrate-binding protein, which yields MTSPVRPSARRITALFATIALVLTATGCSGETGSGSATGAVTSITALDYYTDASEHAQWGERLTACGKTAGVTVEQRSVPGASLIPKVLQQASSRTLPDLLMLDNPDLQQIAQTGALTPLDQYGIDSSGLAKGILSAGTYQGKVYGLAPTVSTIALVYNKDMLAEAGVAVPRTWDELETAAAKLTRPGRYGMAVDANATFEGAWQFLPFLWSNGGDEKQLDTPQAAQALQLWVDLVKRGSMSKSVLNWTQADVHDQFVAGKAAMMINGPWRINALNETKNLHWGVAPIPVRQMGQTLVTPLGGETWTVPHSASKARQEKAAQVLACLNDSTNMLALAKQYFTVPSRTAVASRYVEQVPSMAAFVKSVESSRARTGELGVKWPKAATGIYTAIQAALTGGQTPEEALKHAQQIATGS from the coding sequence ATGACCTCACCGGTCAGACCGTCGGCGCGGCGGATCACCGCGCTCTTCGCAACCATCGCCCTGGTACTGACCGCCACCGGGTGCAGCGGCGAAACCGGATCCGGATCCGCCACAGGCGCGGTGACCTCCATCACCGCGCTCGACTATTACACCGACGCGTCCGAACACGCCCAATGGGGCGAACGGCTCACCGCCTGCGGCAAGACCGCCGGGGTAACGGTCGAGCAGAGAAGCGTTCCCGGGGCGTCCCTCATACCCAAGGTCCTGCAACAGGCGTCGTCGCGGACCCTTCCCGACCTGTTGATGCTGGACAACCCCGACCTGCAGCAGATCGCACAGACCGGCGCGCTGACCCCGCTGGACCAGTACGGCATCGACTCCAGCGGCTTGGCCAAGGGCATCCTGTCAGCCGGCACCTACCAGGGGAAGGTGTACGGACTGGCGCCCACCGTCAGCACGATCGCCCTCGTCTACAACAAGGACATGCTCGCCGAGGCCGGTGTCGCCGTGCCGCGGACCTGGGACGAGCTGGAGACGGCGGCGGCCAAGCTGACCCGCCCGGGGCGCTACGGCATGGCGGTCGACGCGAATGCCACGTTCGAGGGCGCTTGGCAGTTCCTGCCGTTCCTGTGGTCCAACGGCGGGGACGAGAAGCAACTCGACACCCCGCAGGCCGCGCAGGCACTCCAGCTGTGGGTCGACCTGGTCAAGCGCGGATCCATGTCGAAGTCGGTACTGAACTGGACGCAGGCCGATGTCCACGACCAGTTCGTCGCCGGCAAGGCAGCCATGATGATCAACGGCCCCTGGCGGATCAACGCGCTGAACGAAACCAAGAACCTGCATTGGGGGGTGGCTCCCATCCCCGTCCGCCAGATGGGGCAGACCCTTGTCACACCGCTCGGCGGTGAAACGTGGACGGTCCCGCACAGCGCGTCGAAGGCCCGGCAGGAGAAGGCCGCCCAGGTGCTCGCCTGCCTGAACGACTCCACGAACATGCTCGCCCTGGCCAAGCAGTACTTCACCGTGCCTTCCCGCACCGCGGTGGCGTCCCGGTATGTCGAGCAGGTCCCCTCGATGGCTGCCTTCGTCAAGAGCGTTGAGAGCTCCCGCGCCCGCACCGGCGAACTCGGCGTCAAGTGGCCCAAGGCAGCGACCGGCATATACACCGCCATCCAGGCCGCGTTGACGGGCGGGCAGACACCGGAGGAAGCACTCAAGCATGCGCAGCAGATCGCGACCGGTTCCTGA
- a CDS encoding carbohydrate ABC transporter permease: protein MARARYWEPIAQWMFIVPAGAYLLLFFGYPIVKNVVMSFQQYTTTTFYTGAAPFVGLRNYSEILSSALFSKALLTTVLFTAGSIAGQFVLGLAFALFFHRRFPLGGVLRSLLLLPWLLPLVVSATTWKWMLDTDTGVVNDVLRDLHLQSSGIPWLTGTSQALVSVMVVNIWVGIPFNTTILYSGLQEIPAHLYEAAKLDGAGPMASFRHVTWPLLRPAVNVVLVLGAVYTVKVLDLILVVTGGGPANATETLATQSYELSFQQFEFGRGAAMSNVLVAISLTFAFVYLRAHRRAQHA, encoded by the coding sequence GTGGCCCGTGCGCGCTACTGGGAGCCGATCGCCCAGTGGATGTTCATCGTGCCCGCCGGGGCCTACCTGCTGCTGTTCTTCGGCTATCCGATCGTCAAGAACGTCGTGATGAGCTTCCAGCAGTACACGACGACGACCTTCTACACCGGTGCCGCGCCGTTCGTGGGGCTGCGGAACTACTCGGAGATCCTTTCGTCGGCCCTGTTCTCCAAGGCCCTGCTGACGACGGTCCTGTTCACCGCTGGCTCGATAGCCGGGCAGTTCGTGCTCGGCCTGGCCTTCGCTCTTTTCTTCCACCGCCGATTCCCGCTGGGAGGCGTTCTGCGGTCGCTCCTGTTGCTGCCGTGGCTGCTGCCGCTGGTCGTCTCGGCGACGACGTGGAAGTGGATGCTCGACACCGACACCGGAGTCGTGAACGACGTGCTGCGCGACCTCCATCTCCAGTCGTCCGGCATACCCTGGCTCACCGGCACCTCGCAGGCGCTGGTGTCGGTGATGGTCGTCAACATCTGGGTGGGCATCCCCTTCAACACCACGATCCTGTACTCCGGACTGCAGGAGATCCCGGCGCATCTGTACGAGGCGGCGAAGCTGGACGGCGCCGGTCCAATGGCGTCGTTCCGCCATGTCACCTGGCCACTGCTGCGCCCCGCGGTGAACGTCGTGCTCGTGCTGGGGGCGGTCTACACGGTCAAAGTACTGGACCTCATCCTCGTAGTGACGGGGGGAGGACCGGCCAACGCCACAGAGACCCTGGCCACCCAGTCCTACGAACTGTCCTTCCAGCAGTTCGAGTTCGGGCGCGGCGCCGCGATGAGCAACGTACTCGTCGCCATCTCGCTCACTTTCGCCTTCGTCTATCTGCGCGCCCACCGGCGCGCCCAGCACGCCTGA
- a CDS encoding carbohydrate ABC transporter permease codes for MKHAPNRGRPSTIVGIVLLAVMLFPVYWMVNASLQPAGNTLQGGWFPFHPDFSGYVTALRDQGRNLVTSLIVALGSVVLSLGLAAPAAYALAHLPIRGTNFVLFGVLITQMVPGIVVANALYSAYNDLGLLNSYLGLILADSTAGVPFAIIVLRSFMRGIPREIIEAARVDGAGRLRIFRSVVLPVSANSLITAALFTFLFTWSDFLFALTLTTTETVRPITLGIYEYIGAHTNHWNAIMATAVAASAPAAVLLVIAQRYVAAGATSGAMK; via the coding sequence GTGAAGCACGCTCCGAACCGTGGCCGGCCGTCCACGATCGTCGGGATCGTCCTGCTCGCGGTGATGCTGTTTCCCGTCTACTGGATGGTGAACGCCTCCCTCCAGCCGGCGGGCAACACGCTGCAAGGAGGCTGGTTCCCCTTCCACCCGGACTTCAGCGGTTACGTCACGGCGCTGCGCGATCAAGGACGCAACCTCGTCACCAGTCTCATCGTGGCCCTGGGCAGCGTGGTGCTCAGCCTCGGGCTCGCCGCACCGGCGGCCTACGCGCTGGCCCATCTCCCCATCCGAGGAACCAACTTCGTCCTCTTCGGGGTCCTGATCACGCAGATGGTGCCGGGCATCGTCGTGGCCAACGCGCTCTACAGCGCCTACAACGACCTGGGACTGCTGAACTCCTACCTCGGACTGATCCTGGCCGACTCCACCGCCGGGGTCCCCTTCGCCATCATCGTCCTGCGGTCGTTCATGCGGGGCATTCCCAGGGAGATCATCGAGGCCGCGCGCGTGGACGGCGCCGGGAGGCTGCGCATCTTCCGCTCCGTGGTGCTCCCGGTGAGCGCGAACTCGTTGATCACTGCCGCCCTCTTCACCTTCCTCTTCACCTGGAGCGACTTCCTTTTCGCCCTCACGCTGACCACCACGGAGACCGTACGGCCGATCACCCTCGGCATCTACGAATACATCGGCGCCCACACGAACCACTGGAACGCCATCATGGCCACCGCGGTGGCGGCGTCCGCCCCGGCGGCTGTGCTGCTCGTCATCGCTCAGCGCTACGTCGCCGCCGGGGCCACCAGCGGAGCCATGAAGTGA